The sequence below is a genomic window from Rattus rattus isolate New Zealand chromosome 3, Rrattus_CSIRO_v1, whole genome shotgun sequence.
AGAActcaaattcaaattttaattacaaaaaatatttctGGGAAGCTACTAATACTACAAAAGCAAGGGATTAGAGGCCTAACTGGAGCAAGGCCCTGGTGTCAGCAGAGACACATGGCGGGGCCGTGACCTTCAGGTCTGAAATCCAGAGTGGATTGGGCAGTGGTCACCCAGCCCCATAACCTCTGCATTGCTCATTCCAGTAGGAAagagagggcagggaagcagggagaacTGTAGCAAAGTCGGGTTCAGCTGTGGCTCCCGCACCTGCCTGCCTCGATTAAAGAATAAAGGCAAGAAGTTGAAACAGGCGGCACCCGACCTTCATTCCAGAGCAGGGAACCCATTCCAGGTTCCCAGAGAACCCCCAGCTCAGATCAAGGGTGTGCAGGGCTTCAGCTGTGTTCCTCTGGCCCACCAGTAGTCACTTGGTCAGTCCTGCTGCCTGGACCCCCATCTCCAGGaggggcagaggccagagggagcagagggagtcCAGCCCCCACTCCTTTTGAGGCACTTGTTAGAGAGAGGGCCCTTGGGTCGGTCACTGGTGGAAGGGATCTGGTGATGGCATTTCTTCTGGGTTGGACACAGAATAGGAACTCCAAGACTGCAAAACctgaagttaaaaaataaattcttcatcatcatcatcatcatcatcatcatcatcatcatcatcatcatcatcatcatcatcaagttTTGGTTTCACATTGTAGCCTAGGCTGCTCTCAAACAcatagcaatccttctgcctccaagtaATTGCTGAAGTAACTCAAATTCACTGTGTTGTCCAGGCTGACTTTAAATTCAGCAACCTCCCATCTAAACCTGCCTATCAGAAAcagtggaaaagaagaaagggcagTTTGCCCTCAAAGAGGCTAAAACCAAGTCAGAGGGAGAAGGCGCTGTACAATGTGCATTTCTGTGGGAGAGTACAAGGAGGAGACGCCCATTAAGTACTCCCAACCTCAAGCCTAcaaagatccttctgcctctgcctccccagtgctgggttaaagccatgtgtcaccatgtcaccatgcctggcccataGTTCATATTTTAAACTTTCCATAGGGTGCTCTATTCTCAAACTCATTTTGAGACGGGAtcccatgcagcccaggctggtcctgcaTTCACTGTGTTGGTGAAGAGAAGCTGACcttgggcttcccctccccctcccgcagTGTGCagaggttacaggtgtgtgcttcGGGAACCacgctccccccacccccacccccgtacaCGGGttcattcttcattttaattctgTCAGCCCACCAATCCACCCTCATTCCTGCCTCTAAGGATTGAGAGTCTGAGTCGGAGCATCAGGCTATGTTAACACATGCACACGACGTAACATGGGTTTCTCCGGTCACTTACCAGGCCCACGGGAGCTACAAGGCCCTAGAGTTGCTCCATGGTCTGTCCCGGTTCCCCTTGGATCTCATCTGCTCCTGAACGGCACCTGTCTGTTGAAAAGCACAGGTCACACAACCACCTAACTCTCTATGTTCCACAACAAGCAACAATTTACCCCGTACCCCTAGGAGGAACCTgaactccctctcttctctggTAATGACATCCATCTGAAGAGGTTAAATCTGCCTGCTGTCCTGTCAAGGAAGTCTCATGAAGACCAGGTAGGAATGAGTCATTtacctatttctctctctctctctctctctctctctctctctctctctctctccctctctctctctctctcacacacacacacacacacacacaaattcttccATATATTTCTGTGAGTTTTGTAACTGGTATTAAAAAGTatgacggggagggggaggggttagggagccgatagacaggaaaccagaaaagggaataacatttgaaatataaataagaaatacccaatttaataaaaatggggaaaaaaaagtatgACCAAACCTACTCCCTTACTGAGAGCAGACATGCAGGAGACATTATTTAGAACAGAACCGTTCATGGCCCCTAGATTCCCAACTAATTCACTCTAACACTGATTGAAcaggtttttcctttccttctttctgttctgaGATAGCGTCCCTAGGCCGGACTGGCCTCAAAGTCCCTctgcagcagaggatgaccttgagcctcTGATCCCcagttcctgagtgctgagattccagtATGAGTCACCACATCGgtatgcagtgctggagagcaaACCTAGGGTTCCTGCgtgctaggtaagcattctacctCCTGGCTCTGACTAGTACTTAAGGAGACCATGGTTTTAGAAAAAGCGCTTCAATTACTACAAGATCTATACCTCTCATTCCAATGGAGAGCAACAGGTCACTGTAAAGAAGGAGGGCTAACCCTGGAGCTCAGGAATGCACCACCTTGAAGGCTCATTCCCCATTAAGTTATTCTATTGCTTCAATACACCCCAAATAcacatctcccccttccctcgTACCATGGCAAgtccatctccagcccccatctcccCAGAGCCGATGTGAGTCAGGTGGACGAAGTTCATTGGCTCCCCAATCATGGTGCGGTCAATCcgtcttctcttcttcttctgtttgggGAAGACAGGGCGTCAGGTATGCAGCCGTCTCCTCCCGTCAGTATAGGAAGGAGAAGGAGTCTTGAGAACCCACCGAGAGCTAAGGCTGGTTTGGCAGTATAATGGGCAAACTTTAGGGTAAGAAAGACTAAGACAGAAGATCATAAACCAGAGACAATGTCACCAGAGTGGTAAGGACAGTGGCCTGCTGAGTGGCTCCCGTAACAAAGAAAGGTCAAAGCAAAGTCACCTCTGGGTGATGAGGGACTGCTGATAAGTCTTAAGTTCTACCCACGGCCCTGCCCATCTCAGAACAGGAGTGGCTGACAGCTAGGTGACTTGTCTCTTCCGTCACATAGCCTCCTTTATTGCACGTGAACACGCCTGCCTAGTCACAGCCACCCTCAAGAGGGGGATGAGGAAAGTGTGTGTCATAAGGCAGATCAGAGATGGTGTCTCCTCTCCACAGCACATGGTAACTAACTCCTGTgtcaggatgggggtggggagacttaCCGGCTGGGGCTTCTCCACCACGCAGCAGCCCAGTTTGTGCCAAAACTCACTCATATTCCCGGATGGTTCCAGCTTCAGGCCGCTGCCAGAGGCCCCAGGGGGCTCTTGTTTGTTGCTAACCAACCAGTCCTCACACTCAGGGGTAGCAACTCTCTGTTCACTCAACCAGATGGGCTGGGAAAAGGCGGCAATCCTAGAGGCCAGTAAGGAGTCTTCCGGTGAAAGTCAGAGTCTGACTCAGTGGGGCCACTAGGAACACCAGCAAGAGGcttgggaaggcaggcaggaggtcCTGTCGTCTTTGGATGCGGAATCCTGAATTTTAgcagaaagaagataaaatgttAGTGAGGAACGACCCTCCCTTTTCCCCAGAAACCTTCTGATAGGCTCCATCTTCCGAGTCTCTCTTGGAGACTACTACTGAGCCCCTCCAAATTTAAGAGGCTCATGGTCGCTTCTCACAGAATAGTGGGAAAAGACCATGAATAAGGTGAGGACCAGGGACTTCCGGGACCAAGGAGGAAGGGGGCCCCGAAGGACTTTGGGTGAGACTGTGAGAGAAAGCCAGACAGTGACAGAAATGAACAGTTAGGGGTACGGCCAACTTCAGCTCCCTTCTCCCTTGGCTAGGGCAGTAGGGGAGGGGCGTGTAAGTGCCTCTGAAGAGGAAATAGTGGTTTTTGTTCTCACAAACAAGGCCTCCGCCCtgtccctcccttttctcttaccTTGCCCCAACACCTACATTTTCGTTAAGGACCACCTAGCGGTGGGAGTGTGGACCTCAGCAAAGACCTGGAGCAGGGATTGCTTCCTCCTTGCTCCGCTGCCTTTGCTGCCCCTCACCTGCCCCACAGGAAGTCTGACGGCCCCTCCCAGGGTTCAGCTAGCGTTCGTACCTGACCTTGTTTTTCCTGGAAGCTGGGCACTGCGCACCTACCCGTGGCCCACCTACCGTATCTTGTAGGGGTAACTCGTAGAGTAGCTTTCTGCTCTGAGGAATCAGTTTCTAGCCTCCCCACCCTTTTTCACATGTCCTGTCGTGTGCAGCTTGGTGTCTCACACCCCATAAGGCTCAGACCTCCCTTCATCCTCCCCTCATGTTCTGACCTGTGTCTCCCCCTCCGCTCCCCACCACTCTGAAGCTCCACCAGCAAACCAGACACAGGAATTTTCCAGTAGCATTTGTGTCCGAGGAAGAACTTTCTCCCCTTTCACTGCTGACACGGGTTGTGGCCCAGCTGAGTTTCCTTGTGAGAACTGCACTTCCCTCTCCTGTCTACAGACCAGCTCAGGGAGGCCGGTGGAGCAGCTCATGAATATTGAGCATTAGCATGAATAAGAATGAGCTTCCCCCTAGGCTTGAGGCTGGATGCCTGGGCTCCAGTAGCCTAAACAGACCAAACCCCGAGTTCTATTTGTTTTCAGAACgattttcttggttgttttctaGCAGCCTTGAGAGATCACTCCACCAGGAGAATGCAGCTTCTAGGGTAGGAAAGAACCCAAGAGTCTGAACTCTTTCACTTCCTTTCCCACCCCTGGAAGGGAGGACTGAAGTCCAGCACACAGCTGCCCTGAGAGGGGAGGCTGGGTCAGTGGGAAAGTCGGTCACAAGGCTAGTCATGATGGTGGCAGGTGGTAAGGCTTggggaaatggagaaaacaataaagaatcaAAGGAAACCCCCAACACTACCAGACAGACAGTTCGTTCCGAGGCTGGGCTCTACTGGCGTTCTCCACCCTGCTCTGAGCAGTGTGGACAGGGGTGGCCAatgctgggagtggggaggaggagggagggagaggaaagggggctgTGGAGGGAACAAGGacagttctgtttctcttccaggGACCTGACCGAGCTGGGTGGAGGGAAAGTGTGTGTGGGACTTGGCATGAAACCACCAATGATGATGAGGGGTGACCAGGAAATTCCATTCCCTTAGGACACTGGGGTCTCTGAAACTCGGAGGCCCGTGTCAGAGTGTGAAGACCAGCCAGGGTCACTGTGGTagtgttgggtggggtggggtagggggaggaggaacCAAAGCCAGAAAAGGAAGTACTAAGCATTGGCTGTCACTCCGCTTCAAAGCAGCCAACGAGTGGGCCGAGGACAAATGAGACCTCAGCTGGTGAGCTGAATCCACTGCCCACTACTTCATCCCCACCgtaaaaaggaagacagaagggaTCTGGGATTAGAGTACAGAAAGCCACATCCTGACAGAGGGGCCCCTCTCACTTCCACAAGAAACCCAGAACTTGGAATGACAATCCCTACACCACCACTATAGTTATG
It includes:
- the Cdc42se1 gene encoding CDC42 small effector protein 1 gives rise to the protein MSEFWHKLGCCVVEKPQPKKKRRRIDRTMIGEPMNFVHLTHIGSGEMGAGDGLAMTGAVQEQMRSKGNRDRPWSNSRAL